Proteins from a genomic interval of Rubinisphaera italica:
- a CDS encoding rhodanese-like domain-containing protein, which translates to MSVHDLDKKRKSEKQLTILDFRTDKEWNEGHIEEAMHINGGTLQNRVEEISKDKPVVVVCGSGYRASIASSFLQRQGFEAVTNVIGGMSGAG; encoded by the coding sequence ATGTCTGTGCATGACCTCGACAAGAAGCGAAAGTCCGAGAAGCAATTGACGATTCTCGATTTCCGCACCGACAAAGAGTGGAACGAGGGTCACATCGAAGAAGCGATGCACATTAACGGCGGCACGTTACAAAATCGAGTCGAAGAAATCTCCAAGGACAAACCGGTAGTGGTCGTCTGCGGATCAGGCTATCGTGCCTCGATTGCTTCCTCATTTCTTCAGAGGCAAGGCTTCGAGGCTGTCACTAATGTGATTGGTGGGATGTCCGGGGCTGGTTAA
- a CDS encoding bifunctional serine/threonine-protein kinase/formylglycine-generating enzyme family protein, producing MNHLTPQPFSLRDHQTENLLFIDESAYRRIESVISDWILNERQKKNLRGKEFQPGAEIGAYRIEGLLGQGGMGFVYRALHTHLNKPVALKVLPAEQASNPDLIRRFEREMHSVGSIVHPNIVSGFDAGVHEGIYFLAMELIEGLTLSDILRRHGPIPVALACEIIRQTAIGLDYVHKQGMLHRDLKPSNLMLLRSDNGEMVVKILDLGLARLSSIHQEIEEITSAGLIVGTLEYMAPEQADNLKDVDARSDIYSLGATFYCLLTGFAPLSVEQYPTPIKILKALTITKPDPIGKRVTLRRKLGHLIDSMLEKDPANRPSSALEIANQLSLYVKNVDLESLLLNSSTTTVVGADSNTVLLSQDDSLPKSLSVPKSTVQTSGNSSFHFSRLFFLATLPLGLLLAVGIFWLKTDGGYLKIEAPEGVDVTVEVIKDGQFFESIEVGQARDAIWYRSGNYEVRLPSSEQQILQIRGNVFQLKYQNDQTVTITKISEADSVKNPSLEMPENVPPTVRPNENDSKLSMNTPEISRFQMSSSEAASKQQQWADHANLPVTKTITLPGGTTMDFQLIPPGEFLMGSTEAELEKFRTQSETYDDGWGLSHLKTESPQHRVQISKPFYMSRYEMTRAQWKSVTGNDHVNRSYHQGDPSIMPVVEISWHDCQRMIESLNEQFKDPAFEFALPTEAQWEYACRAGTTSPFYFGTLEEVLQNKFWYFENQNRKEQPVGLLSPNAWGLHDMHGNVHEWVFDRGAKSYPNVSVEINPTGPAEKFHRNDVRVMRGGSVWDPPTACRSALRGCRPPEYVFHALGVRPVMLLTTKNTD from the coding sequence ATGAACCATCTAACCCCTCAACCATTCTCATTAAGAGACCATCAAACTGAAAACCTACTCTTTATCGATGAGTCGGCCTACCGTCGAATCGAATCGGTGATCAGTGATTGGATCCTGAATGAACGTCAGAAAAAGAATCTGCGAGGAAAGGAATTTCAACCAGGAGCGGAAATAGGTGCGTATCGAATCGAAGGACTTCTGGGACAGGGAGGGATGGGGTTTGTCTATCGGGCTTTACATACTCACTTGAACAAGCCTGTTGCTCTTAAAGTACTCCCAGCCGAACAGGCATCGAACCCTGATCTGATTCGTCGCTTTGAACGCGAAATGCACTCCGTCGGCTCTATTGTGCATCCCAATATTGTTAGCGGATTTGATGCTGGAGTCCATGAAGGTATTTATTTCCTGGCGATGGAATTGATCGAGGGTTTAACACTCTCCGATATCCTGCGGCGTCACGGGCCAATACCCGTTGCCTTGGCTTGTGAAATCATTCGACAAACAGCAATTGGCCTCGATTATGTCCATAAACAAGGAATGTTACATCGGGACCTGAAACCTTCCAATCTGATGCTATTACGCTCCGATAATGGAGAAATGGTTGTCAAAATCCTCGATCTAGGCCTGGCAAGATTAAGCAGTATCCACCAGGAAATAGAGGAGATTACTTCTGCAGGATTGATTGTAGGAACTCTGGAGTACATGGCTCCAGAACAGGCTGATAACTTAAAGGATGTTGATGCCCGTTCTGATATCTACTCGTTGGGTGCCACCTTTTACTGTCTGCTGACCGGTTTTGCTCCACTGTCTGTCGAGCAATATCCGACCCCCATAAAAATATTAAAAGCTCTGACGATCACGAAGCCGGATCCGATCGGAAAAAGAGTAACACTTCGCAGAAAATTAGGTCACCTTATCGATAGCATGTTGGAAAAAGATCCTGCTAATCGTCCTTCCTCTGCCCTGGAAATTGCTAATCAACTATCGCTTTATGTCAAGAATGTGGATCTTGAAAGTTTATTGCTGAACTCATCGACAACAACGGTTGTTGGAGCCGATTCCAATACAGTTTTACTTTCTCAGGATGATTCCCTCCCCAAAAGTTTATCTGTTCCGAAATCTACTGTTCAGACGAGTGGAAACTCTTCATTTCATTTTTCACGTTTATTCTTCCTGGCCACTCTGCCATTAGGTCTTTTGCTCGCGGTGGGTATCTTCTGGCTCAAAACAGACGGTGGTTATCTGAAAATAGAAGCTCCGGAAGGCGTTGATGTCACTGTCGAGGTCATCAAAGATGGGCAATTCTTCGAATCGATTGAAGTTGGTCAGGCTCGCGATGCGATCTGGTATCGATCTGGAAATTATGAAGTCCGACTTCCCTCGTCGGAGCAACAGATATTGCAGATCAGAGGCAATGTTTTTCAACTCAAATACCAGAATGATCAAACAGTAACGATTACGAAAATTTCAGAAGCAGACTCTGTAAAGAATCCATCTTTGGAAATGCCAGAGAATGTGCCTCCAACAGTGCGACCCAATGAGAACGATTCGAAGTTGTCCATGAACACTCCGGAAATCTCACGATTTCAGATGTCTTCATCTGAAGCAGCCAGCAAACAACAGCAATGGGCAGATCACGCAAACCTGCCGGTGACGAAAACGATCACGCTTCCCGGTGGAACAACCATGGATTTTCAGCTGATTCCCCCTGGAGAATTTCTGATGGGATCGACAGAAGCGGAACTGGAAAAATTTCGCACACAGTCAGAAACTTATGATGATGGATGGGGCTTGAGTCATCTGAAAACCGAAAGTCCACAACATCGCGTACAGATTTCAAAGCCTTTTTATATGAGTCGTTATGAAATGACACGAGCACAATGGAAGAGTGTGACAGGTAACGACCATGTCAATCGAAGTTATCATCAGGGCGATCCCAGCATCATGCCAGTCGTTGAGATTTCATGGCATGATTGTCAGAGAATGATCGAATCATTAAATGAACAATTCAAAGACCCTGCCTTTGAATTTGCATTGCCGACCGAAGCTCAGTGGGAGTACGCCTGTCGGGCTGGTACAACCTCTCCGTTTTACTTTGGCACACTTGAAGAAGTATTGCAGAATAAATTCTGGTACTTTGAAAATCAGAATCGAAAAGAACAACCGGTTGGCTTGCTCTCACCAAATGCATGGGGCTTGCATGACATGCACGGAAATGTTCATGAATGGGTGTTTGATCGCGGTGCGAAATCCTATCCTAATGTCAGTGTAGAAATTAATCCCACAGGCCCTGCCGAAAAGTTTCATCGAAATGATGTCCGAGTCATGAGAGGAGGCTCCGTCTGGGATCCTCCCACAGCATGCCGCTCCGCGTTAAGAGGTTGCCGTCCGCCTGAGTATGTTTTTCATGCACTGGGGGTGAGGCCTGTCATGTTATTGACAACAAAGAATACAGATTAA
- a CDS encoding CAP domain-containing protein — protein sequence MLSFCNVVPAQQPSLTELEDQFIVELKLMRKDPAAYAKQNLDPMINNGRMNGSKWTHPVPGTNLTYGYSDVNLREIIIEASNQLKNAPKNMPVTSNAELKGIAKAFSKDWSLQNQAQYVPHVDSQGRGMRVRYLGVIGSNRYSENTVNLYLKSGSSRQGYGKLAMMAWLVDDFAASRGHRLALINPELTHFGMGFEINGDLIYGTLGMVGGVPVANNPVPANLNSTPTTAANIKGADEFWIVNRTTNLVLVAKNGVVVMEPKSTKQESLWRLRKGIDPTYHFVNVKTGKLLGTDWKTEPKLVPKLFNKGELIEWDLRTIGLLRLTSLGGEPLIYHENRLDWAISTRDPRINSGGKWDFVINR from the coding sequence ATGCTTTCCTTCTGCAATGTTGTCCCCGCTCAGCAACCCTCTCTGACGGAACTGGAAGACCAGTTTATCGTAGAGTTGAAGCTCATGAGAAAAGATCCAGCTGCCTATGCGAAGCAGAATCTCGACCCCATGATCAACAACGGCAGGATGAACGGCTCCAAATGGACACACCCTGTGCCGGGCACCAACCTGACTTATGGTTATTCCGACGTCAATTTGCGGGAGATCATCATTGAGGCATCGAACCAACTTAAGAATGCTCCAAAAAATATGCCCGTCACTTCCAACGCTGAACTGAAGGGGATTGCCAAGGCATTTTCTAAAGATTGGTCACTACAAAATCAGGCTCAATATGTACCACATGTCGATAGTCAGGGGCGTGGAATGCGTGTGAGGTACCTCGGTGTGATTGGCAGCAACAGATACTCTGAGAACACCGTGAACTTGTACCTGAAATCAGGGAGTTCCCGACAAGGCTATGGAAAGCTGGCTATGATGGCATGGTTGGTTGATGATTTTGCAGCAAGTCGTGGTCACAGACTCGCCTTGATTAACCCTGAATTAACTCATTTCGGGATGGGATTTGAGATAAACGGAGACTTGATTTATGGCACTCTGGGAATGGTTGGTGGTGTTCCTGTCGCAAACAATCCGGTTCCCGCCAATCTGAATTCCACGCCGACGACTGCCGCGAATATCAAAGGTGCAGATGAATTCTGGATCGTGAATAGAACGACGAATCTGGTTCTTGTTGCAAAAAATGGTGTTGTGGTGATGGAGCCTAAAAGCACAAAACAGGAATCTCTCTGGCGTTTGAGAAAAGGGATTGATCCTACCTATCATTTCGTCAATGTCAAAACAGGAAAACTGCTTGGCACCGATTGGAAAACAGAACCAAAGCTCGTACCGAAACTGTTCAACAAAGGTGAATTGATCGAGTGGGATTTGAGAACGATAGGTCTACTGCGGTTAACCAGTCTTGGCGGCGAACCGTTGATTTATCACGAGAATCGACTCGATTGGGCAATCAGTACACGGGACCCGCGCATCAATAGCGGAGGAAAGTGGGATTTCGTAATCAATCGGTAA
- a CDS encoding CAP domain-containing protein: protein MRNILTLFSFAAIVLSLFSTVVEAQYVPPGAAEPAKQKGNPGSQPYVPPGSGGSPGAYVPPGGGGLPVGPGQGPGAFVPGGGNQPGSNDVTGFNLLSVKKQSNGNIVGAFYQNAPGQWRETSMASSVATRDFTKDWTQVADSSQMVVLHSGQQYLKIDLSNKQISFCQPLAPYASIAKYYDLSEPLRTPPGWGQNQQSGLNPVGKWLKGPPGIKDFPPEVALHMELNFLGSETLGISLQSGGVAEYTIPVKGGTDYWGKTFTLNGRTFNIPTYRLQMLDADTILETSTGHLSYMRRNVSQVPPTPIPNLDFGGTWVKGRPDEKNPVAGSGPTFTFSRTSTGLEMRDPSGSKAIYRVINGLPHVFMGQQVVDASGQSMKYGDVTMWRIFLVSPDTMIQTANGNVYYLKKTSDVVNINNTPNPVVNPQNPEVTNPVVGPPPQNGTRSTLTIVNNSSKPVQYFWLSPENQAHVPYGVIQPKGRVLQPTTVGSVWMVKDSANQALLQSATVSQASQTVTVTGQAQTPPFNPNNPRGGVTLTGSDMTIQDRDVMLAIHNQERAAVGKQPVVWSNEIAKYAQDWADQLAASQNFQHRTPRIYGENIAWGWTGRRGYNATEATRYWADEKRFYTFGGPINDFNGHYTQMIWGNTRQIGCGKADYIDAQGNLNTIYVCNYDPPGNTVGENP, encoded by the coding sequence ATGAGAAATATTTTGACTCTCTTCTCCTTTGCTGCAATTGTATTGTCGCTGTTTTCCACAGTTGTGGAAGCTCAATACGTTCCGCCAGGCGCAGCCGAACCAGCAAAGCAAAAGGGTAATCCCGGTTCACAACCCTATGTCCCCCCCGGCAGCGGTGGTTCACCTGGGGCTTATGTTCCCCCCGGTGGCGGTGGTTTACCTGTGGGGCCGGGTCAGGGGCCAGGAGCATTTGTACCTGGCGGCGGAAATCAACCTGGTTCGAACGATGTAACCGGTTTTAATTTATTGTCGGTGAAAAAGCAGAGCAACGGCAATATTGTTGGCGCCTTTTACCAAAATGCGCCAGGTCAGTGGAGAGAAACCAGTATGGCGTCAAGTGTGGCAACACGCGATTTTACTAAAGATTGGACACAGGTTGCAGACTCCAGCCAGATGGTTGTGCTGCATAGTGGTCAACAATATTTGAAAATTGATTTGTCCAACAAACAGATCTCATTTTGCCAGCCGTTGGCCCCTTACGCCAGCATCGCGAAGTATTACGACCTGTCCGAGCCGTTAAGAACTCCACCCGGTTGGGGGCAGAATCAGCAATCTGGTCTCAACCCGGTCGGAAAATGGCTCAAAGGACCTCCCGGCATCAAAGACTTCCCACCCGAAGTGGCTCTGCATATGGAGCTCAATTTTCTGGGATCGGAAACACTCGGCATTTCGCTGCAGAGCGGTGGAGTGGCTGAATACACAATTCCCGTCAAAGGGGGAACAGACTATTGGGGCAAGACGTTCACACTCAATGGTCGTACATTCAATATCCCCACGTACCGGCTGCAAATGCTCGACGCCGACACAATTCTGGAGACATCTACCGGACATCTGTCGTACATGAGACGGAACGTCAGCCAGGTTCCACCAACGCCAATTCCGAATTTGGATTTTGGAGGAACCTGGGTGAAAGGCAGACCTGATGAGAAAAATCCGGTTGCTGGTTCAGGACCAACATTCACTTTTTCCCGCACGTCAACTGGGCTTGAGATGCGGGACCCGAGCGGATCGAAAGCGATCTACCGCGTCATCAACGGGCTTCCGCACGTATTTATGGGCCAGCAGGTTGTTGATGCCAGCGGCCAGTCGATGAAATATGGCGACGTGACCATGTGGCGAATCTTTCTGGTCAGCCCCGACACAATGATCCAGACGGCCAATGGAAATGTGTACTATCTCAAAAAAACCAGTGATGTCGTGAACATCAATAATACCCCCAACCCGGTCGTCAATCCACAGAATCCTGAAGTCACCAATCCGGTTGTCGGCCCGCCGCCACAAAACGGCACACGCAGTACGCTGACGATAGTCAACAACTCCAGCAAGCCGGTTCAGTATTTCTGGCTCAGCCCGGAAAATCAGGCACATGTTCCGTACGGAGTCATTCAACCCAAAGGCCGGGTGTTACAGCCCACGACGGTTGGTTCGGTCTGGATGGTCAAAGATTCTGCAAACCAGGCCCTGCTCCAATCAGCAACAGTCAGTCAGGCCAGCCAAACGGTAACGGTTACCGGTCAGGCACAGACGCCACCGTTCAACCCGAACAATCCAAGAGGTGGTGTGACTCTCACTGGATCAGACATGACGATCCAGGACCGCGATGTGATGTTGGCAATCCACAATCAAGAACGGGCTGCCGTCGGCAAACAACCGGTCGTCTGGTCCAATGAGATTGCGAAATATGCTCAGGATTGGGCCGATCAACTGGCCGCCAGTCAAAATTTCCAGCACCGTACTCCAAGAATCTATGGAGAAAACATTGCCTGGGGCTGGACAGGTCGACGCGGTTACAACGCGACCGAAGCCACCCGGTATTGGGCCGATGAAAAGCGATTTTACACATTTGGAGGTCCAATTAACGACTTTAACGGGCATTACACCCAAATGATCTGGGGGAATACCCGCCAGATTGGCTGCGGCAAAGCCGACTACATTGACGCCCAGGGTAACCTGAACACCATCTACGTCTGCAACTACGATCCTCCGGGAAATACTGTCGGGGAAAACCCGTAA
- a CDS encoding RNA polymerase sigma factor — translation MPRLDIALTTKVSARNSKLMMTKQTSLTMLDGIRKQDADQWNRFVQLFGPIVYEWCRRNGISEYDSADIVQEVFQVVSEKILEFRREQPGDSFHGWLYGITRFKCLDYFRARGKQVVATGGTTAMRQIHETPDLEFHDFPAAEIDSMRMCLFRRALELIKTEFESKTWQAFWKITIEEAHTTDVSEELGMTPGAIHNAKYKVLRRLRSEFEGIIPFPDDKK, via the coding sequence ATGCCGAGACTGGACATCGCGCTCACCACTAAAGTTTCGGCTCGTAATAGTAAATTGATGATGACGAAACAAACATCCCTGACCATGCTCGATGGAATTCGTAAACAGGATGCCGATCAGTGGAATCGGTTTGTCCAACTCTTTGGTCCGATCGTTTATGAATGGTGTCGTCGGAATGGCATTTCAGAGTATGACTCGGCCGATATTGTGCAGGAAGTGTTTCAGGTCGTCTCTGAGAAAATCCTTGAGTTTAGACGGGAGCAACCGGGAGACTCTTTTCATGGCTGGCTGTACGGGATTACTCGTTTTAAATGTCTCGATTATTTTCGTGCTCGGGGAAAACAGGTTGTTGCAACGGGCGGGACAACAGCCATGCGTCAGATCCATGAAACCCCAGATTTAGAGTTCCATGATTTTCCTGCGGCTGAAATCGATTCCATGAGAATGTGCTTGTTCCGCAGAGCTCTCGAACTGATCAAAACGGAATTTGAATCGAAAACCTGGCAGGCTTTCTGGAAAATCACCATCGAGGAAGCACATACCACTGATGTTTCAGAAGAACTCGGAATGACACCTGGCGCAATTCACAACGCAAAGTATAAGGTGTTGCGAAGATTAAGATCCGAGTTTGAGGGAATAATCCCATTTCCAGATGATAAAAAATAG
- a CDS encoding CAP domain-containing protein has protein sequence MKHLLTVATLVTMFGLQSVCAQSPTPGNRPLINGQPPAPAFVPKPILVNGLYRIKVKQGNAFINFDWSRPGGELASTIPASDPENTTGFLSKENSDKSYTFYERNSLRPLHVDGLGDQIASIRAVQEGPYTKYVLVQQDDGSFRIKLQPSGKFLQIDPETKLLGTVKSANDDNGKFFFVPDGQGIQPMNDIPEMTPELAEKLALLKLINAERTRMNIHSLSWNDKLTTAAQNWSKYMADNNHFSHVAPDGTTPDKRAAQAGYTDRAGWENIAEGTATPQQTYQMWMNSPGHKAIMLSPELNEVGLGVAPNAQGFKYWTLLGGAGMPPTI, from the coding sequence ATGAAACACTTACTGACTGTGGCCACGCTCGTCACAATGTTCGGCCTTCAATCGGTTTGTGCGCAATCACCAACACCGGGTAACCGTCCATTAATCAATGGACAGCCGCCGGCGCCCGCATTCGTACCCAAACCAATTCTTGTCAATGGTCTGTACCGCATCAAAGTCAAACAGGGCAATGCCTTCATCAATTTCGACTGGTCCCGACCGGGTGGGGAACTGGCATCGACGATTCCTGCCTCCGACCCCGAAAATACGACGGGCTTTCTGTCAAAGGAAAACTCCGACAAGTCTTACACGTTTTACGAACGAAACAGCTTGCGACCGCTACATGTCGACGGACTCGGCGACCAGATCGCATCGATCCGTGCGGTCCAGGAAGGTCCCTACACGAAATACGTTCTGGTCCAGCAGGATGACGGTTCCTTCCGGATCAAGCTCCAGCCGTCCGGCAAGTTCCTTCAGATCGATCCGGAAACGAAGCTCCTCGGCACCGTGAAATCGGCCAACGATGACAATGGCAAGTTTTTTTTCGTGCCCGATGGTCAGGGTATACAACCGATGAACGACATCCCTGAGATGACACCTGAGCTTGCCGAGAAACTCGCTTTGCTCAAGCTCATCAACGCCGAACGAACCCGGATGAACATTCACAGTCTCAGCTGGAATGACAAACTGACAACAGCTGCCCAAAACTGGTCGAAATATATGGCCGATAATAACCACTTCAGTCACGTCGCCCCCGACGGTACAACACCCGACAAACGAGCCGCACAGGCGGGATATACGGACCGGGCCGGCTGGGAGAATATTGCAGAAGGGACTGCAACACCGCAGCAGACATATCAAATGTGGATGAACTCGCCAGGCCACAAAGCGATCATGCTCAGCCCGGAACTCAACGAGGTCGGACTGGGGGTTGCTCCGAACGCTCAAGGATTCAAATACTGGACACTCCTCGGAGGCGCCGGCATGCCTCCTACGATTTAA
- a CDS encoding CAP domain-containing protein, translated as MNSLATLITLNSIALLTMTCNVQPVSAAENVTGLNMTGVAVFNETSQIGTITQKGPMKWEWHETKDGQDKRYSWTEERRTATSVFLNDGNSIIELNIPKQGVFGSNRNFTTGDKYWVLKNFVASEENSEEKMIDLVNQLRRSKGLSVLTQNEKLMQASRNWSKYLIENNTFAHVVGESTPGSRATAAGYTGFVRMENLAGGGDAQNAFELLKKSPLHYENMIIPELKEIGVGEYSANGKRYWTMMGGTR; from the coding sequence ATGAATTCCCTGGCGACCCTGATCACTTTAAATTCGATCGCCTTACTTACCATGACCTGTAATGTGCAGCCTGTTTCAGCGGCAGAAAATGTCACGGGACTGAATATGACAGGTGTCGCGGTGTTCAACGAAACCAGTCAGATTGGCACTATTACCCAGAAAGGTCCCATGAAATGGGAGTGGCATGAAACCAAAGACGGCCAAGACAAACGCTACTCCTGGACTGAAGAGCGACGTACGGCAACTTCAGTATTTCTAAATGATGGTAATAGCATTATTGAGTTGAATATCCCCAAACAAGGGGTCTTTGGCAGCAACCGGAATTTTACAACAGGCGATAAGTACTGGGTGCTGAAGAATTTCGTTGCAAGTGAGGAAAACTCTGAGGAGAAGATGATTGATTTGGTAAATCAATTGCGCAGGAGCAAAGGGCTGTCTGTCTTAACCCAAAACGAAAAACTCATGCAGGCATCTCGCAATTGGTCAAAATATCTGATTGAAAATAATACTTTTGCGCATGTGGTTGGGGAATCAACACCTGGAAGTCGTGCCACTGCAGCTGGATATACGGGCTTTGTCCGGATGGAAAATCTGGCTGGAGGTGGTGATGCACAGAATGCTTTCGAACTGTTGAAGAAATCTCCACTCCACTATGAAAACATGATCATTCCCGAACTTAAAGAAATTGGAGTGGGTGAATATTCCGCAAACGGGAAACGGTATTGGACGATGATGGGTGGAACACGATAG
- a CDS encoding CAP domain-containing protein — MMKNENATIRINSWLKRLSRHSSQSLIIATVAMLLASSSTALAQTEQQQLLNMINQERAKQNMQPLAMNDKLTKAAQDWSKYMADNDYFNHLSPDGTTPQQRAQQAGYPDFSGWENIYAGGGDLGKPANTFDGWMNSPGHKANMLKADLNEVGLGVAVNSTGVKYWTLLAGIGKNVKAPMANKPIAAPAKMDWEDKNTQFSGGPIMVVGVPNLATFGKPDPTRKGFQSLIYNGVLRADRKYTIETKSTDFNTYLELKNINGKEASAANGRPNAVLEFQPKANGTYQLKASSFQAGATGQLEVWITSNPAN, encoded by the coding sequence ATGATGAAAAACGAAAATGCGACAATCCGAATCAACAGCTGGCTGAAAAGACTATCTCGACATAGCAGTCAATCATTAATAATTGCTACTGTGGCTATGTTACTTGCCAGTTCGAGTACCGCACTTGCTCAAACTGAGCAACAACAGTTGCTCAATATGATTAATCAGGAACGTGCCAAACAAAACATGCAACCACTTGCGATGAATGACAAACTAACCAAAGCAGCTCAGGACTGGTCGAAATATATGGCCGACAACGATTACTTCAACCATCTGAGCCCAGATGGAACAACGCCTCAACAAAGAGCACAACAGGCCGGTTACCCTGATTTTTCGGGTTGGGAAAACATCTACGCTGGAGGCGGAGATCTTGGAAAACCAGCTAATACGTTTGACGGCTGGATGAATTCTCCCGGCCACAAAGCCAATATGCTCAAAGCAGATCTTAACGAAGTTGGACTCGGAGTCGCCGTTAATTCGACTGGCGTTAAATACTGGACTTTACTGGCTGGCATCGGCAAAAACGTCAAAGCTCCTATGGCTAACAAGCCCATAGCTGCCCCGGCAAAAATGGACTGGGAAGACAAAAACACTCAATTCAGTGGTGGACCAATCATGGTGGTTGGAGTCCCTAATCTGGCGACTTTTGGAAAACCGGATCCTACTCGGAAGGGTTTCCAATCGCTCATATACAATGGTGTGCTGCGGGCTGATCGCAAATACACGATTGAGACCAAAAGTACGGACTTCAATACCTACCTGGAATTGAAAAATATCAACGGAAAAGAAGCCAGTGCAGCAAATGGTCGCCCTAACGCTGTGCTTGAATTTCAACCCAAAGCCAATGGCACTTACCAGCTCAAAGCCAGTTCGTTTCAAGCTGGTGCGACTGGTCA